A DNA window from Aureibaculum sp. 2308TA14-22 contains the following coding sequences:
- a CDS encoding DinB family protein yields the protein MDKQFDILRANRLLILKIIDNYSLEQLNKIPEGFKNNIAWNIAHLVVTQQLLCYKFSGLPLYVSDKMVEKYKKGTAPKIDITQQELNDTKKFLLNLVDQFEDDYGKNIFKSYQSYTTSANVTLNSISDAIEFNNFHEGIHLGYILALKKMV from the coding sequence ATGGACAAACAATTTGATATTTTAAGGGCAAATAGACTTTTAATTCTAAAAATAATTGATAATTATTCTCTAGAACAACTCAATAAAATACCTGAAGGGTTTAAAAATAACATCGCTTGGAACATTGCTCATTTGGTGGTTACTCAGCAATTGTTATGTTATAAATTCTCTGGGCTGCCATTATATGTTTCTGACAAAATGGTAGAGAAATACAAAAAAGGAACAGCTCCTAAAATAGATATAACCCAACAGGAATTGAATGACACAAAAAAGTTTCTGCTCAATTTGGTAGATCAATTTGAGGACGATTATGGGAAAAATATTTTTAAATCATACCAATCTTATACCACAAGTGCAAATGTTACATTAAATTCAATATCTGATGCCATTGAATTTAATAATTTCCATGAAGGGATTCATTTAGGTTATATTTTAGCTTTAAAAAAGATGGTTTAA
- a CDS encoding arsenate reductase family protein, whose amino-acid sequence MKKIYFLKTCDTCRRILKEINTQGFILQEIKSEPITVKQLEEMYAITNSYEALFSKRSKKYAAMDLKNQSLTEKDYKQLILEEYTFLKRPVIIIENDIFVGNAKKTIEALKNHLK is encoded by the coding sequence ATGAAAAAAATATATTTTTTAAAAACTTGTGATACTTGTCGAAGGATTTTAAAAGAAATTAATACTCAAGGATTTATACTACAAGAAATAAAATCCGAACCCATTACTGTTAAGCAATTAGAAGAAATGTATGCCATAACCAATAGTTATGAAGCACTGTTTAGTAAACGTTCTAAGAAATATGCAGCAATGGATTTAAAAAACCAATCCTTAACAGAAAAAGACTACAAGCAGTTAATTTTAGAGGAATACACGTTTTTAAAACGACCAGTTATTATCATTGAAAACGACATTTTTGTTGGAAATGCAAAGAAAACCATCGAAGCGTTAAAAAATCACCTTAAATAA